The genomic interval TTTATAACATATTCTAATAAAGCGTTGGTTTCTCTCACCTTAGCTATATCCCAAGCAAAAGCCCCTTCAGCAAAATAATAAGCATCTTCATGATACGGATTCAGCAAAATCGCCGTTACTATAGTTCTATATAGGTTGTAATATTCCACCTCTCTTAACCTGCCCGACATAATATTCTTACTCTTACCACCATAATAGGTGGTAGCCTTAAATGTGAAATATTCTCCACTACTCCAGCGAAACTCTCCCAACAGACTCTTTAAGAGTTTTCCTTGAGGAATAAAACCCAATTTTTGATACAGAGGCCTTCTTTTCACATCTTTTGTAAAATTAGACATGATAAATATAAGCAGTACAGAAAATAAAACTAAAACCGATAAAAATATCGCATCCTTTTTCATAAAGTTAGGTTAAATTTCTCCTCTCAAATATCCAGCAGGTGAGAGTCATAACAACAACAAAATACAAGATAAAATAGACAATTGTCACAAAAACAGAATTAAGATTAATAGAAAGATTGTACACAGCCTGAGGGGTAAAATCAAAAGATGAAAAATTGGGCAGAATATAATAAATAGCAGTAACAATATCTTTAAAAATAACAGAATATTTTGTAGCCCCTTCCATTATGTATTCATAAACACCTTGAGAGGTATTACCCGCAAAAAAAATGGCAATAGTCAAAAAAAACGGCATAAAAAAAGAGGTAGCAAAAGAATCAACCAGAAAGGCAAAAGCCATTAAAAGTGTATATTTAAAAAGGGAAAATAAAAAAGCTACCATTATATTGATGTAATTTATGGGAAGCTGAGACTTATACATGCTTGCTGAGATATTTATATCTATTACAGAAAGAATAAAATTTATGACACTTACCATAAACATCAGCGCAAACAGTCCTAAAAATCTGCCTAAAATATAATCTGTTCTCCTTATAGGGTGAGACAACACATTGTAGATATATTTTCTTTCTACATCTCTCCAAATGGTAGAAACACCACCAAAGATAGATAAAAAAAGCAAAATAGCAGAATTTAAGTTCAAAGACATGGTTATAGAAACTTCTTGAATCTGACGCATAGAAAAGGAACTAAATACAGGAATGAAAAAAAATAAAATACAGAAGGCAAATATTACAATAAATATTCTGTCCCTCGCCGACCCCTTTAATGTAAGCCAGGCAATTTTTAACATATAACTTTTATATTATTTAGTTCGCCCACAGTCAAGACACAAATCTCTGATTTGAGCTTGCAACTGCCAAAGGCAGTTGTCAAGGTTATAAATTTTGTAAGTTTTTAAGAAACATGTAAAATACAAATGTTCCAAGAATGCTTATTGCTCCCATAGAATAAAATACAGCATTTAGATTCAAAGTATCCATCACCGCTCCTGAGATAAGAGGCGCAACTATCATCCCTATGCCCATTGCCATATTAAACAGTCCCATAACAGAACCCATTCCGGATTTCTTTCCAACCCTCACCGCAATAGCAGTAGCAGCAGGCATAGATATGGAACTGCCTACACCCATTATAATCCCTACCGAAAATAACGCATAAAAATTAGGAGATATAGGTATTAAAAGTAAGGACATACAGGCAATCAGATTGCCAAAAAATATTAACAATACCTTGTTGTATTTGTCTGCAACTTTGCCGAATGGTTTTTGAAAAATGCCTACCAAAAGTGTGTTAACAGAGATAAGCATACCAATTTCAAATGCAGACAATCCCTTTAAGGCCGCTATTATTGGTAAAAAGGAAAAGATGCCGCCCCTTATAAATGCATTGATAAAACGGTATATCAATATGCCCTGAACAGGTTTTATTGTTATGAGTTTTTGATAGGATATCACCTCGCCAATGTGGCGATGTCCTGTTACCTTTTGCTCTGGAAGAAAAAATAAAACCAGAATCAACGAAAATGTGCTTAAAATTCCCATAGCATAAAAAACAGACAATGTGCCAAAACTGTCTTCCAAAAATCCACCCAAAAGAGGTCCCGAGCCCATTCCCAAAAATATAGAGATGTTAAATGTTCCCATATAAGAACCCTCTCTATCTTTTGGTGATAATTCCCCAATATAGGCCATAGCCAATGGAATAATCATGGCAGAGGCAATACCCTGAATAAATCTAATTATTGATAATTCACACAGCGTTGATGCTTTTATATAACCGAAAGACAAAAATACATATAAAAACAAACCCGTAGCTATAAATGCCTTTTTTCTTCCTGTTTTATCAGATATTCTGCCGATTATGGGCAAAGTAATTACTCGGGTTAGAGAATAACCTCCAAAAATGACTGCTATCCACAAACCTGTTGCCCCAAAATTTGTGGCGTAACCGGGCAACAAAGGGACAATGAAGCCTAACCCTAACATATCCAAAAACACGGCTACAAATAGAACATTAAAACTGGATTTCTCTTTCAAGCTTCACCCCGAGTATCAAATATTGTTTACAATAGGATATGAAATGATGTCTGTCAAATAATCGGAATTATTAAACGCAGGTGGATTTTTATACGAGGCAAAAAGGCAATTTTTTTGACGATACTGCCGACATATTGTATATTTAAGATATGCGGAACAAGAGTTTGGGGATAAAAGAAATTTTGTTTATTAATTGTTGGGCATATTGTATGAGACTTGTAGGCATACCAGAATGAAAAAGAACAGCCATGAACAACTTCTTCGAGAACATCGGCCAGAGGCAATCGAAAAACGCCTGAAACATCCAGTCAAGTCCCAGAATATTTCTGATGCTGTTCTTGGTGGAATAGACGGATGTGTAACGACTTTCGCTGTTATCGCGAGCGCTGTTGGTGCCGGCCTTCCTTCCTTAGTGGCTCTAATTCTGGGTTTTGCTAATCTATTTGCAGATGGCTTTAGTATGGCTATAAGCAATTATGAATCTATCAAGGCTGAAATTGAGTTTAGAGAAGGAATCAGGCAAACTGAAGAAAAACATATTGACAAAGTGCCAGACGGTGAACGCGAGGAAATACGGCAAATATTTCAAAAAAAAGGTTTTAAAGGAGAAACCCTCAAAGAAATCATTGATACGATAACTCACGATCGGCGTTTATGGGTCGAAACAATGCTCACAGAAGAACATGGAGTACAGAAAATTGCTTCAAGCCCCTGGAGGTCAGCAGTTACAACCTTTACGGCATTCCTTTTTGTTGGTGCAGTGCCATTAATACCACTTCTTATTCCAGCATTAGAAATGCAGCAGCAGTTTTTCCTAAGTACAGTTCTTGCTGGAATAATGTTCTTTTCTATCGGGGTAGTTAAAGGCCTTGTGTTTGCTAAACCCGTATTTCTTTCTGGTCTAAGTACTTTATTGACAGGTGGCACAGCGGCAGCCCTTGCTTTCCTCGTAGGTCATCTCTTGAAGAATGCTTTTGGCATTGGGGGAATATAAAAAGGAATATTTTTCTCGGGAACAAGGCCATGAAAATGTAAAAACTTCTGAAACTCAAGCAAATGGTAAACAATAGGAAATAGGATAATCTCTGTCAAACAAAAAGAAATTTTTGCACTTTGAGCTCTTTAGATATTATAATATAAAGTATGTTTGTAAATTTCAGATGGAGAGAAAGATTGAAACTTAATATAAAATGGAGGAATTAATCAATGTGTGCTTATTATCCAGCATCAAAGGTTGAAGTGGGTGGATTTACGGCAAGACATTATGATAGGCTGATAAATACCATAACATTTGGTGGGTATTCTTCTGTAATACAAAGTGCTATCCGATTAATGATGATCAAGCCAATTGATAAAATTCTTGATTTAGGTGCAGGTACAGGCCGAAATGCCTGTTTGATGATGAAACACCTTTCAGCAAACGGAGAATTGGTAGGACTTGATATTTCTGAAGAGATGATTTCCCAATTTAAAAAGAATTGCGCAGTTTTTCCAAATGCTAAAATTATCAATAAAAGGATTGACAAGGATTTACCTTACGAAGAGTATTTTGATAAAGTTTTTATCTCTTTTGTGTTACATGGATTTCCCCAGGAGGCCAGAAAGCAAATTATTAGGAATGTTTTTAAGGCATTAAAAAAAGACGGTGAGTTTTTTATCCTGGATTATAATGAGTTTTCAATAAAAGAAATGCCTCTTTATTTAAGGATTCCTTTTAAATTTATGGAATGTAGCTATGCATTTGATTTTATTGAAAAAGATTGGCAAAAAATATTAGCTGAAGAGGGATTTAACCATTTTGAGAAGCATTTTTTCTTTGGTAATTATGTAAGACTGCTTAGAAGTGTAAAAGTATGAGGCCTGCCATTAGACGACGGACCTTATTTTGGTCGGGGCGAGAGGATTTGAACCTCCGACCCCCAGTACCCGAAACTGGTGCGCTACCAGACTGCGCTACGCCCCGAAATTTATCTTTTCTAAATACTTTAAGGAAGAAAATACATCATACTTGGTCAGATCTAATCTTACCGGTGTTACAGAAATAAAGCCATCTTCAATGGCGCGGAAATCTGTTCCCTGGCTTTTGTCTACTTTCATTATATCACCGCCCACCCAGAAATATGGTCTCCCTCGTGGATCTTTCCTCTTCA from Deltaproteobacteria bacterium carries:
- a CDS encoding class I SAM-dependent methyltransferase; this encodes MCAYYPASKVEVGGFTARHYDRLINTITFGGYSSVIQSAIRLMMIKPIDKILDLGAGTGRNACLMMKHLSANGELVGLDISEEMISQFKKNCAVFPNAKIINKRIDKDLPYEEYFDKVFISFVLHGFPQEARKQIIRNVFKALKKDGEFFILDYNEFSIKEMPLYLRIPFKFMECSYAFDFIEKDWQKILAEEGFNHFEKHFFFGNYVRLLRSVKV
- a CDS encoding VIT1/CCC1 transporter family protein: MKKNSHEQLLREHRPEAIEKRLKHPVKSQNISDAVLGGIDGCVTTFAVIASAVGAGLPSLVALILGFANLFADGFSMAISNYESIKAEIEFREGIRQTEEKHIDKVPDGEREEIRQIFQKKGFKGETLKEIIDTITHDRRLWVETMLTEEHGVQKIASSPWRSAVTTFTAFLFVGAVPLIPLLIPALEMQQQFFLSTVLAGIMFFSIGVVKGLVFAKPVFLSGLSTLLTGGTAAALAFLVGHLLKNAFGIGGI
- a CDS encoding ABC transporter permease subunit, yielding MLKIAWLTLKGSARDRIFIVIFAFCILFFFIPVFSSFSMRQIQEVSITMSLNLNSAILLFLSIFGGVSTIWRDVERKYIYNVLSHPIRRTDYILGRFLGLFALMFMVSVINFILSVIDINISASMYKSQLPINYINIMVAFLFSLFKYTLLMAFAFLVDSFATSFFMPFFLTIAIFFAGNTSQGVYEYIMEGATKYSVIFKDIVTAIYYILPNFSSFDFTPQAVYNLSINLNSVFVTIVYFILYFVVVMTLTCWIFERRNLT
- a CDS encoding MFS transporter, with the translated sequence MKEKSSFNVLFVAVFLDMLGLGFIVPLLPGYATNFGATGLWIAVIFGGYSLTRVITLPIIGRISDKTGRKKAFIATGLFLYVFLSFGYIKASTLCELSIIRFIQGIASAMIIPLAMAYIGELSPKDREGSYMGTFNISIFLGMGSGPLLGGFLEDSFGTLSVFYAMGILSTFSLILVLFFLPEQKVTGHRHIGEVISYQKLITIKPVQGILIYRFINAFIRGGIFSFLPIIAALKGLSAFEIGMLISVNTLLVGIFQKPFGKVADKYNKVLLIFFGNLIACMSLLLIPISPNFYALFSVGIIMGVGSSISMPAATAIAVRVGKKSGMGSVMGLFNMAMGIGMIVAPLISGAVMDTLNLNAVFYSMGAISILGTFVFYMFLKNLQNL